The Pueribacillus theae DNA window ATTATCCCATATTTATCAAAATTTAGGGGGGAATTATCTCGAAGAATTTTTACTCCTCAAGGCTGAAAATGATAGAATATTATTTGAAGAAAAAGTCCGCAAAGAATGGTTGGATTATAACGGACATATGAATGATTCGGAATATGCACGCGTATTCAGCATAGGCGTTGATCGAGTCATGAAAACCATTGGAATTACCGATGAATTCCGGGAAAACGAGCAATATACCATTTATACTCTCGAAACCCATCTTTGCTATTTGCAGGAGACAATGGAAGGCAATCCGCTACGGATCACATTTCAGCTCCTTGATCACGACGAAAAACGGCTTCACGTCTT harbors:
- a CDS encoding thioesterase family protein, which codes for LSHIYQNLGGNYLEEFLLLKAENDRILFEEKVRKEWLDYNGHMNDSEYARVFSIGVDRVMKTIGITDEFRENEQYTIYTLETHLCYLQETMEGNPLRITFQLLDHDEKRLHVFFVMEDKGGNRLATSEQMLMGIDLKERRPAPFPPVIMKKIKAIAEEDKKIERPKEAGRVIGIRRK